From a single Bryobacter aggregatus MPL3 genomic region:
- the mutM gene encoding bifunctional DNA-formamidopyrimidine glycosylase/DNA-(apurinic or apyrimidinic site) lyase: MPELPEVETVVRGLRDLLPGRCVQSVEGIVPEKIVGLTIAAVRRYGKFIVLDFAGGMLFVHLGMTGQLTTSREAGKFTRGRILLDQGVLRYDDIRKFGKIFWATSYPERGPDPLEISAADFVALARSKRGQVKALLLNQSFLRGMGNIYTDEALFRARIHPLAAAADLSQKKLISLHTAIREVLEAAIAAGGSSISDYVDARGEKGSFQKQHLVYGRAGQSCAHCGAILLRILVAQRGTTYCTRCQPL, translated from the coding sequence TTGCCTGAACTGCCAGAAGTCGAAACCGTAGTCCGGGGCCTGCGGGACCTGCTGCCCGGCCGGTGTGTCCAGAGCGTCGAAGGCATTGTTCCAGAGAAGATTGTCGGACTGACAATTGCCGCGGTGCGCCGCTACGGGAAGTTCATCGTGCTCGATTTTGCCGGCGGGATGCTCTTTGTGCATCTCGGGATGACCGGGCAACTCACCACCTCCCGGGAGGCCGGAAAGTTCACGCGTGGGCGCATCCTGCTCGATCAGGGTGTTCTCCGCTACGACGACATCCGCAAGTTCGGGAAAATCTTCTGGGCCACCAGCTATCCGGAGCGCGGTCCGGACCCGCTCGAAATCAGTGCGGCAGACTTCGTCGCCCTGGCCCGCTCCAAGCGGGGACAAGTGAAGGCCCTGCTATTGAACCAAAGCTTTCTGCGTGGCATGGGCAACATCTACACCGACGAGGCACTCTTTCGAGCCCGCATCCATCCTCTTGCGGCGGCCGCGGACTTGTCCCAAAAGAAACTCATTTCACTCCATACGGCAATCAGAGAAGTGCTGGAGGCGGCAATTGCCGCAGGTGGGTCTTCGATCTCCGACTATGTCGACGCCCGGGGAGAAAAGGGAAGCTTCCAAAAGCAGCATCTTGTCTATGGCCGTGCCGGCCAGAGCTGCGCCCACTGTGGCGCCATTCTCCTGCGCATCCTGGTGGCCCAACGTGGCACTACCTATTGCACTCGCTGTCAGCCCCTGTAA
- a CDS encoding sigma-70 family RNA polymerase sigma factor, giving the protein MADGEITQLLQDWAQGDKNAFEELVPAVYEQLHRIAGGLMRRERSDHTLQATALLHEFYFRLARQRQMNWNDRNHFYTFAAKVMRLILVDHARQTKAQRRGGESVVKVPLTPDLPWFGNEPDNWLDLNRVLDKLGRLDQQKVRIVELRFFLAFTTEEIADLQSVSKSTIDRELRFIRSWLYTELKGEKLTGADSECNR; this is encoded by the coding sequence ATGGCTGACGGCGAGATCACACAACTGTTGCAGGATTGGGCGCAAGGCGACAAGAACGCCTTTGAGGAACTCGTCCCTGCTGTCTACGAGCAACTGCACAGGATTGCGGGTGGCCTGATGCGCCGCGAGCGATCCGATCATACGCTGCAGGCGACGGCGCTCCTGCATGAGTTCTACTTCCGCCTGGCGCGCCAGCGCCAAATGAACTGGAACGACCGCAATCACTTCTATACCTTTGCCGCAAAGGTGATGCGCCTGATCCTGGTGGATCATGCCCGCCAGACGAAAGCGCAACGGCGGGGCGGTGAGTCTGTCGTGAAGGTGCCTCTTACGCCGGATCTCCCTTGGTTTGGCAACGAACCGGACAATTGGCTCGATCTCAACCGGGTTCTCGACAAGTTGGGGCGGCTCGATCAGCAGAAAGTACGCATTGTCGAGCTCCGCTTCTTTCTCGCCTTCACGACCGAAGAGATTGCGGATCTACAATCGGTCTCAAAATCGACAATCGACCGGGAACTCCGCTTCATCCGGAGTTGGCTCTACACCGAGCTGAAGGGGGAGAAGCTTACAGGGGCTGACAGCGAGTGCAATAGGTAG
- a CDS encoding response regulator — MTELSHTIETELPPMMEETAKRKIRIVLADDHPIVRDGLKKMLSLESDLEVVGEASDGREALEQIQMHEPDILLLDLRMPNLDGLSALQTLQHINRKTKVIILTASEDKNEFVQAMKLGCSGIVLKQTAPELIVKSIRKVNDGEIWLDSHTTAAVMRQFATVGPDGHSTSGSSSGSNGTKMRERSPLSAREREIVGLVAQGYKNKEMAEKMFISEQTVKNHLHNIFDKLGVSDRLELALYAIHKGLHLGGEK, encoded by the coding sequence ATGACCGAGCTCAGCCATACCATCGAAACGGAGTTGCCGCCCATGATGGAGGAAACAGCGAAGCGCAAAATTAGGATCGTGCTGGCAGACGACCATCCGATCGTGCGGGATGGCTTGAAGAAAATGTTGTCCCTCGAGAGCGATCTTGAAGTGGTAGGCGAGGCGTCTGACGGCCGGGAAGCACTCGAGCAAATTCAGATGCACGAGCCCGACATTCTGCTTTTAGACCTTCGCATGCCGAATCTGGATGGATTGAGCGCCTTGCAGACTCTGCAACACATCAATCGCAAGACAAAAGTCATCATCCTGACGGCAAGTGAGGACAAGAATGAGTTTGTCCAAGCCATGAAGCTGGGTTGCAGCGGCATTGTGCTGAAACAGACGGCGCCGGAACTGATCGTCAAGAGCATTCGCAAAGTGAATGACGGCGAAATCTGGCTCGATTCGCACACCACGGCAGCCGTGATGCGCCAGTTTGCAACGGTAGGCCCCGATGGACACTCCACCAGCGGCTCTTCGAGCGGCTCCAATGGCACCAAAATGCGGGAGCGCAGCCCGTTGAGCGCCCGCGAACGCGAAATCGTCGGGCTAGTCGCGCAGGGCTATAAGAACAAGGAAATGGCCGAAAAGATGTTTATCAGCGAGCAGACCGTCAAAAACCATCTGCACAACATCTTTGACAAACTTGGCGTCAGCGATCGTCTGGAATTGGCTCTCTACGCGATTCACAAGGGTCTGCACCTCGGCGGCGAAAAGTAA
- a CDS encoding D-2-hydroxyacid dehydrogenase — MSRRSLIASGITLAAAQAGSAQNQEPLRIVVLQEFDPKELEILRRAAGSRKVEITYAKNRQELKSLLPNTEILYGDLQASELDFAPRLKWIQAGGAGMEGFDKKVLASPIPVTNMQRIFAPGIADTAMGLLLCISRGISTYYMPQFYKREWKPVGTVRSPDHIELAGRTMGIVGMGGIGTEIAKRAHYGFGMRIVATDAKPMAKPDSVEILREPSWFPEMAKQVDVLVSAAPHTPKTERMFNEAIFRSMKKGSIFLAMSRGKLYDDMALVKVLKEGHLRGAGLDVFPIEPVPANHPIFDCPNVVMTPHTSGWGEERQVRLVAHFAENIRRYTLGEPLLAVVDKAAGY; from the coding sequence ATGAGCCGTCGTAGTCTGATTGCCAGTGGCATCACTCTTGCGGCGGCTCAGGCCGGAAGTGCCCAGAATCAGGAACCGCTGCGGATTGTCGTCCTCCAGGAGTTCGATCCCAAAGAGCTCGAGATTCTGCGGCGTGCGGCGGGTTCCCGCAAAGTGGAAATCACCTACGCCAAGAATCGGCAGGAGTTGAAAAGCCTGCTGCCGAATACCGAGATTCTTTATGGCGACTTGCAGGCCAGCGAACTGGATTTTGCTCCACGCCTGAAGTGGATCCAGGCCGGTGGCGCCGGCATGGAAGGCTTTGACAAGAAAGTGCTGGCCTCGCCGATTCCGGTGACAAATATGCAGCGCATCTTCGCGCCTGGCATTGCTGACACCGCCATGGGACTACTGCTGTGCATCTCGCGCGGCATCAGCACCTATTACATGCCACAGTTCTACAAACGCGAGTGGAAGCCGGTGGGTACGGTACGCAGCCCGGACCACATCGAACTGGCTGGCCGCACGATGGGCATCGTCGGCATGGGCGGCATTGGTACGGAAATCGCGAAACGGGCCCACTATGGCTTCGGGATGCGGATTGTCGCCACCGATGCAAAACCAATGGCGAAACCCGATTCGGTGGAGATCTTGCGAGAACCGTCCTGGTTCCCCGAGATGGCCAAACAGGTGGACGTTCTGGTGAGCGCGGCCCCGCATACGCCGAAGACCGAGCGGATGTTTAATGAGGCGATCTTCCGTTCGATGAAGAAAGGTTCGATCTTTCTCGCCATGTCGCGCGGCAAGCTCTATGACGACATGGCGCTGGTCAAGGTCTTAAAAGAAGGCCACTTGCGTGGAGCAGGTCTCGATGTGTTTCCGATCGAACCTGTTCCGGCGAATCACCCGATTTTCGATTGCCCCAACGTAGTCATGACACCGCACACCTCCGGCTGGGGCGAGGAGCGGCAGGTCCGGCTGGTGGCTCATTTTGCTGAGAATATTCGACGCTACACCCTGGGTGAGCCGCTGCTTGCCGTTGTCGATAAAGCGGCGGGCTACTAG
- a CDS encoding Ppx/GppA phosphatase family protein, which yields MARFAAVDIGSNSMRLLVAETTEDGKLLRLAEDRQVTRLGESVFSRGLISEEAIRLTEEVLTRFRLTIGGFGAAAVRAVATSATRDAGNQEEFLTRAKQALGAPIEIISGIEEARLIGLGVHAIWPQEPEPLIIVDVGGGSAEFILMDQGTMVEGYSRPLGAVRLKEVFLDKDPPKREQVHRLQEFIDEKLELVVRRLGGRPFARAIATSASAAAIVCAVNGIPRSARVEAEGRHATLEQVRTLYRELMQSPIEKRRKMVGIGPKRAEILVAGVAVFLRAMERLDLPRLDYCGAGVREGIIADLATRGAVTDSVAMREGQRRVVEVFAKRFGVDLQHARQTAAHAAKLFERLRPLHKLDRSYVRLLEAACYLLDVGHYVSDTGHHKHSHYLVAHADLPGFTATEKQLVALLCRFHRKSMPASRHVELLHLSTAQRRALELLAAIVRVADALDRSRDQHVTLRRCEVWGDAVVLTLEAGEGKDYALEEWAVERCSTAFRSVYDKALLVARP from the coding sequence ATGGCGCGCTTTGCAGCTGTCGATATTGGCAGCAATTCGATGCGGCTCCTGGTAGCCGAAACCACAGAAGACGGCAAGCTCCTGCGCCTGGCAGAAGACCGGCAAGTGACCCGGCTCGGCGAAAGCGTATTCTCGCGCGGCCTGATCAGCGAAGAAGCGATTCGCCTGACGGAAGAGGTCCTGACCCGATTCCGGCTGACCATCGGGGGATTCGGAGCGGCGGCTGTGCGCGCCGTAGCCACCAGCGCCACCCGCGATGCCGGCAATCAGGAAGAGTTTCTCACCCGGGCCAAGCAGGCGCTGGGCGCGCCGATCGAGATCATCAGCGGCATTGAAGAAGCACGGCTGATCGGCTTGGGCGTCCATGCGATCTGGCCGCAGGAGCCGGAGCCGCTGATCATCGTCGATGTCGGCGGCGGCAGCGCCGAGTTTATTCTGATGGACCAGGGCACGATGGTGGAAGGCTATTCGCGGCCACTTGGTGCGGTGCGGCTGAAGGAAGTGTTTCTCGATAAGGATCCGCCAAAACGCGAGCAGGTGCATCGCTTGCAGGAGTTTATCGACGAGAAGCTGGAACTGGTGGTGCGCCGTCTGGGGGGGCGGCCCTTTGCGCGCGCGATTGCCACATCGGCATCGGCGGCAGCGATTGTCTGCGCGGTGAATGGCATTCCGCGGAGTGCGCGCGTCGAGGCGGAGGGACGGCACGCAACACTTGAACAGGTGCGAACGCTGTATCGCGAGCTGATGCAATCGCCGATCGAGAAGCGGCGCAAGATGGTCGGCATCGGACCCAAGCGCGCAGAGATTCTGGTGGCTGGAGTCGCGGTGTTTCTGCGGGCGATGGAACGGCTCGATCTGCCGCGGCTCGATTACTGCGGAGCGGGCGTGCGAGAAGGGATCATCGCCGATTTGGCCACGCGAGGCGCGGTCACGGATTCCGTTGCGATGCGCGAGGGGCAACGGCGCGTTGTCGAGGTGTTTGCCAAGCGCTTTGGGGTGGATCTGCAACACGCAAGACAAACGGCGGCCCATGCCGCAAAGTTGTTTGAGCGCCTGCGGCCCCTGCATAAGCTCGATCGCAGCTATGTGCGTCTACTGGAGGCGGCCTGCTACCTGCTCGATGTCGGGCACTATGTCAGCGATACCGGGCACCACAAACATTCCCACTACCTGGTGGCGCATGCCGATCTGCCCGGCTTCACGGCAACCGAGAAGCAGTTGGTAGCCCTGCTGTGCCGCTTCCATCGCAAGAGCATGCCCGCAAGCCGCCATGTCGAGTTGCTGCACCTGTCTACGGCGCAGCGGCGGGCGCTTGAGTTGCTGGCGGCGATTGTTCGCGTCGCCGATGCGCTTGATCGCAGCCGCGACCAGCATGTCACACTACGGCGCTGCGAGGTGTGGGGCGATGCGGTGGTCCTGACTCTGGAGGCCGGAGAGGGCAAGGACTATGCGCTGGAAGAATGGGCGGTAGAACGCTGCAGCACTGCGTTTCGGAGCGTCTATGACAAGGCTCTTTTGGTGGCTCGGCCCTGA
- a CDS encoding Fic family protein → MSQRYIHERADWPNFHWSQEQIAEELASVRHRQGRLLGHMEALGFDSRQEAVLKTLTNDVLKSSEIEGEGLDQEQVRSSIARRLGMDIGALQAVDRNVEGIVEMTLDATRHFDQALTAERLFSWHAALFPAGRSGLSKITVGAWRLGPMQVVSGPIGRERVHFDAPAAERLEKEMEQFLDWFNSGPVMDPVWKAALAHLWFVTVHPFDDGNGRIARVIADMVLTRSESSPQRFYSMSAQIRLERSAYYEMLERTQKGSLDISPWMEWFLGCLGRAIDGAQGSLGSILRKARFWERLAGTTLNERQRLVLNRLLDGFEGKLTTSKYAILAKCSQDSALRDILFLVARGALLRNPEGGRSTSYTLG, encoded by the coding sequence ATGTCGCAACGATACATCCACGAGCGTGCGGACTGGCCCAACTTCCATTGGAGCCAGGAGCAGATCGCTGAAGAGCTGGCTTCCGTGCGGCATCGCCAAGGCAGGCTTCTCGGGCACATGGAGGCTTTAGGCTTCGACAGCCGCCAGGAGGCAGTTCTCAAGACCCTCACCAATGACGTCCTCAAGAGCAGTGAGATCGAAGGCGAAGGTCTCGATCAAGAGCAGGTCCGCTCCTCGATTGCTCGACGTCTTGGCATGGACATTGGAGCCCTGCAGGCGGTGGATCGCAACGTAGAAGGCATTGTCGAGATGACGCTCGATGCAACACGCCATTTCGATCAGGCGCTCACGGCTGAAAGGCTCTTCTCCTGGCATGCGGCGCTCTTTCCGGCTGGTCGGAGTGGCTTGAGTAAGATCACGGTTGGTGCCTGGCGTCTTGGCCCGATGCAGGTGGTTTCCGGGCCGATTGGGCGCGAGCGCGTGCACTTCGATGCCCCTGCCGCTGAACGTCTCGAAAAAGAAATGGAGCAGTTTCTCGACTGGTTCAACTCTGGTCCGGTGATGGATCCGGTTTGGAAGGCGGCGCTCGCCCACCTCTGGTTTGTCACGGTGCATCCCTTTGACGACGGCAATGGCCGCATTGCGCGTGTCATCGCCGACATGGTTCTGACTCGCTCCGAGAGCAGCCCGCAACGCTTCTACAGCATGTCGGCGCAGATTCGCCTGGAGCGGAGTGCTTATTACGAAATGCTCGAACGAACCCAAAAGGGCTCCCTCGACATCAGCCCCTGGATGGAATGGTTTCTCGGCTGCCTGGGCCGCGCAATCGATGGAGCGCAAGGTAGCCTGGGCTCCATCTTGAGAAAAGCCCGTTTCTGGGAACGGCTCGCGGGAACCACGCTCAACGAGCGTCAGCGTCTGGTTCTGAATCGTCTGCTTGACGGTTTTGAAGGGAAGCTCACGACGTCGAAGTACGCAATTCTGGCGAAGTGCTCACAGGATTCCGCTCTGCGCGACATCCTCTTCCTGGTTGCTCGGGGAGCCCTTTTGCGCAATCCCGAAGGTGGCCGCAGTACCAGCTATACGCTGGGCTGA
- the rsmG gene encoding 16S rRNA (guanine(527)-N(7))-methyltransferase RsmG, with product MSFAVELSSLLPDDLPHRQNVMAQAAAHLDLIVEANQYLNLTRIVGEREAAIKHVVDSVIPWKSFASAKVVADAGTGAGFPGIPLALVLPETRFVLLESIQKKARFVQSVVEKLGLTNVEVHPVRAEEWLQQHKADLLTARAVAPLTRAIPLFAPALRNGMRALLYKGPDAEQEIEEAVAEAQRRRVKAKVALRYELPDAAGIRTLISLAGW from the coding sequence GTGTCCTTTGCTGTTGAGCTGAGTAGCCTTTTGCCGGATGATCTGCCGCATCGCCAGAATGTGATGGCGCAGGCAGCGGCGCATCTCGATCTGATCGTCGAAGCGAATCAATACCTGAATCTGACCCGCATTGTCGGAGAGCGCGAGGCCGCGATCAAGCATGTCGTCGACTCGGTGATTCCCTGGAAATCCTTTGCCTCGGCGAAGGTGGTGGCCGATGCCGGGACCGGCGCGGGCTTCCCTGGGATTCCGCTGGCGCTGGTGTTGCCGGAGACACGCTTCGTGTTGCTCGAGTCGATCCAGAAGAAGGCTCGCTTTGTCCAGAGCGTGGTCGAAAAGCTAGGGTTGACGAATGTCGAAGTGCATCCGGTGCGGGCCGAAGAATGGCTGCAGCAGCACAAAGCCGATCTGTTGACGGCGCGTGCCGTGGCTCCGTTGACGCGGGCGATTCCGCTATTTGCGCCAGCGCTGCGCAATGGGATGCGGGCATTGCTCTATAAAGGACCGGACGCCGAGCAGGAAATTGAAGAAGCGGTGGCGGAAGCCCAGAGGCGGCGGGTGAAGGCAAAGGTGGCGCTGCGCTATGAATTGCCCGACGCGGCAGGGATTCGGACGCTGATTTCTCTGGCGGGGTGGTAA
- the aroB gene encoding 3-dehydroquinate synthase, whose translation MATFTVRTATQQYDAIVERNAIARLSEFLPAKVSQIFVVTTRDVWEYHGETFQKALGARVHHVLYFPGGESNKRLREVEALAEQMMAQGADRASLVIGFGGGIVTDVAGFLAAIFLRGVPVIQVPTTLLGQVDAAVGGKTGVNLVSGKNLIGSFHQPLAVLIDPDVLRTLPEREYRAGLYEVLKCGVIRSKELFDLMAFRSADVLGQHPDVVQKIIEESVRIKCEVVTADEKEGDLRRILNFGHTVGHALEAETEYTRFLHGEAVAFGMNAATHLAHLTGSLPLAECNTILNGIELYGPIPKLDGIGADALLARLGSDKKTLHGKVHFVLPVRIGEVKVMSGVETGLVRQAIDAALAIR comes from the coding sequence ATGGCTACTTTTACCGTTCGCACTGCGACGCAGCAGTACGATGCGATTGTCGAGCGCAATGCGATTGCGCGTCTGTCCGAATTTCTGCCGGCGAAAGTAAGCCAGATCTTCGTTGTGACCACGCGCGATGTGTGGGAATACCATGGCGAGACCTTCCAGAAGGCGTTGGGCGCGCGCGTGCATCATGTTCTCTATTTTCCCGGTGGGGAATCGAACAAGCGGCTGCGTGAAGTCGAAGCGCTCGCCGAACAGATGATGGCGCAGGGCGCCGATCGCGCGAGCCTGGTGATTGGCTTTGGCGGTGGCATTGTGACGGACGTTGCGGGCTTTCTTGCGGCGATCTTCCTGCGTGGCGTGCCGGTGATTCAGGTCCCGACGACACTGCTGGGCCAAGTGGACGCGGCGGTGGGCGGCAAGACCGGGGTGAACCTGGTGAGCGGCAAGAATCTGATCGGAAGTTTCCATCAGCCGCTGGCCGTGTTGATTGATCCCGATGTGTTACGTACGCTGCCCGAGCGCGAGTATCGCGCGGGCCTGTATGAAGTGTTGAAGTGCGGCGTGATCCGCAGCAAGGAATTGTTTGACCTGATGGCGTTCCGCTCGGCGGATGTGCTGGGCCAGCATCCGGACGTGGTGCAGAAGATCATCGAAGAGAGCGTGCGGATTAAATGCGAAGTGGTGACGGCGGATGAGAAGGAAGGCGACCTACGGCGCATCCTGAATTTTGGCCACACGGTGGGTCATGCGCTCGAGGCAGAAACGGAATATACGCGCTTTTTGCATGGCGAAGCGGTGGCGTTTGGGATGAATGCGGCGACGCATCTGGCGCACCTGACGGGCAGCCTGCCACTTGCCGAATGCAACACGATTCTGAATGGCATTGAGCTGTACGGACCCATTCCGAAACTCGATGGCATTGGCGCCGATGCTCTGCTGGCGCGCCTGGGCTCGGACAAGAAGACGCTGCATGGCAAGGTGCATTTTGTGTTGCCGGTGCGCATTGGCGAAGTGAAGGTGATGAGCGGTGTCGAGACCGGGCTGGTGCGGCAAGCCATTGACGCGGCATTGGCGATCCGGTGA
- a CDS encoding ubiquinone/menaquinone biosynthesis methyltransferase — MAATGTKPRPELSEAEASVWVRDMFGRVAPRYDLLNRLLSFQVDRVWRWRTARAMAPFLKPDAVVLDLCCGTGDLLQALERTGKARYIAADFCHPMLVQTRSKSEAPLVEADGLRLPIADGSLDLITIGFGFRNFVNYRAGVVELLRVLKPGGRVAILEFTTPPYGVVRGFMQVWNRWVMDPIGRLVSGQGDAYQYLPESVSRFPGAAEFAALMREGGFAEVSYRYFDLGIAALHVGMKKSTISVAKQA; from the coding sequence ATGGCGGCCACGGGCACCAAGCCGCGGCCGGAGTTGAGCGAGGCGGAAGCGTCGGTCTGGGTTCGGGATATGTTCGGGCGGGTGGCTCCGCGCTATGACCTGTTGAATCGCCTGCTGAGTTTTCAGGTGGATCGGGTGTGGCGCTGGAGGACGGCGCGGGCGATGGCTCCGTTTTTGAAGCCGGACGCGGTGGTACTCGATTTGTGTTGTGGGACCGGGGACTTGCTACAGGCGCTCGAGCGGACCGGGAAGGCGCGCTACATCGCAGCGGATTTCTGCCATCCGATGTTGGTGCAGACGCGGAGCAAGTCTGAAGCGCCGCTGGTAGAAGCCGATGGTCTGCGCTTACCGATTGCCGATGGGAGTCTCGATCTGATCACGATTGGCTTTGGGTTTCGCAATTTTGTAAATTACCGGGCTGGCGTGGTGGAGTTGCTGCGGGTATTGAAGCCTGGGGGGCGGGTGGCGATTCTGGAGTTTACGACACCGCCGTATGGGGTGGTGCGTGGGTTCATGCAGGTGTGGAACCGCTGGGTGATGGACCCAATTGGGCGGCTGGTTTCGGGCCAGGGCGATGCGTATCAGTATTTGCCAGAGAGCGTGAGCCGCTTTCCGGGGGCTGCAGAATTTGCGGCGCTGATGCGCGAGGGTGGCTTTGCCGAAGTGAGCTATCGCTATTTCGATCTCGGAATTGCAGCGCTGCATGTTGGAATGAAGAAATCGACGATTTCTGTTGCAAAACAGGCCTGA